TCAATTTAAGCTGGGGAAAATGGCACTATTCCAAAAACGGCATCCCCGCATTCCGGGCCTTTTAACCAGGGAGATCATCGAATCATCGACTCATGACAACCAGCCCGTCCCAGCGCTTCCATGGTAATTAGTCTGCAACGCGACCAACATGGTGTTTATCGCCGATGGTGTGACTAGCTCCACTGCGTCGTCAAAGGTGCCAGGGGCCGGGCGGGTTCCTGAGCGCGTCTGGCCAGGCTGCCACGCCAGCTCAAGCTCCAATGACGAAATGCACGGCTGACGACGCCCACGAGATCGACGAGAGAGCtccatccagccagccaggggTGCCTTTTCTCCCCATTGAACTTCAGCACTGAACTCCGCTCTAACCCCACTCTCCGTTtcacttcatcatcatcatcatcatcctccccatcccattGCTGTCTTCCATGCTGGCGGACAGTAAAATTCCCATTATATTTGACTACCTCCACGGCTGGATCTCCGGGAAGTAGTTACTTCAACATGTATCTAGACTTCACCAAGAGCCTCGGTATTGGCTCGCTCACTACCATGCTTCTCTCCGCATTTTCCCCACGAGAGCGTGCTCTCGTTGATCATCAGCCAGCGCTACCTCCATCCTATCCGCTGGCTGTCCGGAGTCCCTATCTCTCGTCATGGATGCCCAGCGATCAGGTTCAGACATTGCCGTATGCGGAGCCTCAGTTCTGGGCGGGACAGAGTCTCACCTGGTCGGTTATGGCTCGCGTAGATGGCCAAGCGTACAGTTTGATGAGCGTCAAGAATCCGGGCGAGAACATCCGTCCTGCTATCGTTCGAAGCGCCGAGTATACTGCGACTCATTCGGTGTTTACTCTTTCCGCTGGTTCGGTGGTTTTCACTCTGGACTTTTTCTCGCCCATATCGCCCTCAAACTATCTGCGACAGTCCCTCCCTTTCAGTAAGATATCCTAACTTCAGCTGAGCTTATCGTATTTCAGTAAACTGACCGTTTGGTGGGAAAGGCTACTTGACCGTTTCTGTATCGGAGGGTAATTCTAAGAGCATTCAGATCTACTCTAGTATCGACGGAAGATGGACGGGCAAGCCACAACACACTACACGTGGTTTCCGTGAGATCGGCTCCACGGCCGTCTTTTCGTTGGGGTTGAAGAACGGCGTCCCTTACTCGGAAGTAGATGACATGGCCACTTGGGGCGAGGCGATCTTCGCCTCTCGCCCAACTTCTAGGTCTAaactctctttctcatctgGGAAACGGGGCGATGTGCGCTCTCAGTTTGTCAGTACCGGGAGGCTGGTCGACAACCGCCAGTCATGGGCTCCAGGAGGGATTGTAGCCCTTTCGCACGACTTAGGAAGGGTTGACAGTGGAGAAGCAGTGACATTTGCCGTTGGACATGTGCGCGAAGAGTCCATTAATTACCTGGGCAAGCCATACACCGGATATTACCGATCGCAGTACCCGGATAGCCACGACGCGGTTTCTTACTTCCTTGACGACTATCCCGCCGCTCTGCAGGAGTCTCGGGTGCTCGATACGGAGATGGCCAAGCAAGCCAAAGCGGCAGCTGGTCAGAAGTACGCCGATATCGTCACACTGTCGGCTCGCCAGGCGTATGGAGGGATAGAGGTGACCATTCCTAATGACACTCTCGACACCACCGATGTTCTGGCATTCATCAAGGAGCTTTCCAGCAATGGCAACCTCAACACAGTGGACGTTATCATGCCCGCCTTCCCGATCTACTACGTTCTGGACCCGGACTACATCCGCCTTCTGCTGGAACCGATGATGAGGTACCTGGCTGCTGGCCGCTGGCAAAAGCCGTATGTGATCCACGACATGGGCAAGCATTACCCCAATGCCATCGGGCATGACAATCAAAAAGCCGAGCCAATGCCGATCGAGGAATGTGGAAATCTAATGGTACTGATCCTGGCCTACGTGCGAGCAACGGGTGACACCGAATGGGCCGCCCAGTACACTGACCTCCTGAGGGGCTATGCGGACTACTTGGTCGATAATGGTGTTGATATCACCAAGCAGCTGTCTTCCAACGACGCGGCTGGTGCACTTGCCAATGAGACAAACCTTGCCATCAAGGCGGCCGTCGGTATCAAGGCATTCGGCGAACTAACGGGACTTTCCGAATACTCTGAAATCGGCGAAGCGCGCGCGGATCTGTTCTTCACCCAGGGCCGGGGAACAGACGGGAATAAGACACACTTCGTGCTGCAATACCCCGACAAGCCAGCCTCGTGGAAGATTCCATACAACCTCTACCCAGATGTACTGTTGGATCTTCAGACCTTCCCCAAAGCGGCATACGAAATGGGAAATACCTTCTTCAAGTCGGTTCGAGCCGAATATGGAGTTCCGTTGGATAACCGGCAAGACTGGGCCAAGTCGGACTGGAACATGTGGTTGGCAGGCACATTTGACGCCGACACTCGGTCTGAGTTTGTGGATGATCTCTGGAGTTTCATGACCAACGGAAAACACAACTGGCCGTTCTCCGATCGGTACGTTGCCACATCCGCCAAGGGACGGAGC
The window above is part of the Aspergillus luchuensis IFO 4308 DNA, chromosome 8, nearly complete sequence genome. Proteins encoded here:
- a CDS encoding putative glutaminase (COG:S;~EggNog:ENOG410PW10;~InterPro:IPR033433,IPR008928,IPR032515,IPR032514, IPR014870;~PFAM:PF17168,PF16334,PF16335,PF08760;~go_process: GO:0005975 - carbohydrate metabolic process [Evidence IEA]) — its product is MYLDFTKSLGIGSLTTMLLSAFSPRERALVDHQPALPPSYPLAVRSPYLSSWMPSDQVQTLPYAEPQFWAGQSLTWSVMARVDGQAYSLMSVKNPGENIRPAIVRSAEYTATHSVFTLSAGSVVFTLDFFSPISPSNYLRQSLPFSYLTVSVSEGNSKSIQIYSSIDGRWTGKPQHTTRGFREIGSTAVFSLGLKNGVPYSEVDDMATWGEAIFASRPTSRSKLSFSSGKRGDVRSQFVSTGRLVDNRQSWAPGGIVALSHDLGRVDSGEAVTFAVGHVREESINYLGKPYTGYYRSQYPDSHDAVSYFLDDYPAALQESRVLDTEMAKQAKAAAGQKYADIVTLSARQAYGGIEVTIPNDTLDTTDVLAFIKELSSNGNLNTVDVIMPAFPIYYVLDPDYIRLLLEPMMRYLAAGRWQKPYVIHDMGKHYPNAIGHDNQKAEPMPIEECGNLMVLILAYVRATGDTEWAAQYTDLLRGYADYLVDNGVDITKQLSSNDAAGALANETNLAIKAAVGIKAFGELTGLSEYSEIGEARADLFFTQGRGTDGNKTHFVLQYPDKPASWKIPYNLYPDVLLDLQTFPKAAYEMGNTFFKSVRAEYGVPLDNRQDWAKSDWNMWLAGTFDADTRSEFVDDLWSFMTNGKHNWPFSDRYVATSAKGRSPGVPVLCRARPTVGGHFALMALQGPKSLQAAVSRQMFGEGGNKGGSGSQEILLNQGENL